One region of Mugil cephalus isolate CIBA_MC_2020 chromosome 17, CIBA_Mcephalus_1.1, whole genome shotgun sequence genomic DNA includes:
- the ap4s1 gene encoding AP-4 complex subunit sigma-1: protein MIKFVLMVNRQGQTRLSRYFQPVDLSRRAALEADVVRCCLSRKKDQCSFVEYKDFKLVYRQYAALYIVVGVTDSENELSIYELVHNFVEVLDKYFSRVSELDIMFNLDRVHVILDEMIQNGHIVETNKNRVLAPLTAIDKMADS, encoded by the exons ATGATCAAGTTCGTGCTGATGGTGAACCGCCAGGGTCAGACCCGACTGTCCAGGTATTTCCAGCCGGTGGATCTGAGCAGGAGGGCGGCGCTGGAGGCCGACGTGGTCCGATGCTGCCTGAGCCGCAAGAAGGACCAG TGTTCCTTCGTGGAGTATAAGGACTTTAAGCTGGTGTATCGTCAGTACGCTGCCCTGTACATCGTGGTCGGGGTCACAGACAGCGAG AACGAACTGTCCATCTACGAGCTGGTGCACAACTTTGTGGAGGTGTTGGATAAATACTTCAGCCGCGTG AGTGAACTGGAC ATCATGTTCAACCTGGACCGAGTTCACGTGATCCTGGACGAGATGATCCAGAACGGACACATCGTGGAGACGAACAAGAACCGCGTCCTCGCTCCTCTCACCGCCATCGACAAGATGGCCGACAGCTGA